The Thermodesulfovibrio sp. 3462-1 genome contains the following window.
ATTTTTTTTATTGCTTCTTGTAGTTCTTCTATGGATGTTACAATGTCCTGTTTCTGGTTGATTAAAAAGTTATATCTTTCTTTAACATCTTCATATTCCTTCAAGATTTCAACATCAACAGGGCCAATTTCTTTGAGTTGATTTTTAAGCTGCGTTATGCGAGATTTAAATGTTTCCGTTTCTTGAGCTAGCTCAATCTGTTCTTTAATTATGTCAATTCCATAAATGCTGTAAATCTCATTCCATAGATTTTCAAGCTTTACTTTTTTTTCGCCTTCAATGGTTTTCTTCTCTCCAATTTCTGCTGTAATTTGGTGTAATTTTTCGTTTATGCTATGGTATTTTTTTTCCAGTTCTGTTAAAGATTCTTTTTCATTCTGAAGTTCTGTATAAAGCTTTTCTATTTGTTCTTTTAGATTGACTGTTTCAAGAGTAATCATTTCAATTGCTTTTAATATCTCTGCTTTTTCTTTTTCAATCTGAGATAATCTTTTCTGACTTTGCTCAATCTCTTTTTCATTTTTCTGTTGTTTCATTGTAAGTTTTTTAATTTCTTCATTCAGCCTGTTTATTTCCTGTCTTTTGTTATTGTATCTTTCCTTTAATGTGGACAGCATAATTTTTTTACTGGAAAGTTCTTCTTTCTGGCTTTCATTCGCGCGGGATGTCTCTTTTTGTTTATTTTTCAATTCTTCAATTTTTGTTTCTAAATCTTCAATTTCTATAGACAGTTGCTCAATTTCAGAGCGGGTTTTTTCCATGATTTTTGTGTTATGAAATATTTCATTTTGCAGAGCTTTTTCTTCATTTTCCATATATTTTGCTCTTTGCTTTATCTGCTCTATTTCTCTTTGAAGACTTTTATTTTTTTCTTCAGCCTTAAAAATTTCTTTTTGTATTTGAGAAAGCTTCAGTCTTTTACTTTCTATTTCTTTTTTGAGCTCCTGTTTTGTAGCTTGCATTTTTTCAATTTCTTGCTGTAAATATTCAATTTCCTTTGATATTTCAGACTTTTCATTATTCAAATCTTCAAGCATTCTTTTTTTCTTAAGAAGATTTGAGGTTTTGCCTGTTTTTATAAATCCATCTGGAAAAATCACTTCACCTTCTCTGGTCACAAAGCAGCAATTGGGAAATTCTTTTTTTATTTTCATTGCCTCTTTAAGATCGTTTACAATATAAACATTATTAAAAATGTTTTCATTAATCCCTGGTTCTTTTATTTTTATGTAACTTTTAATTTTTTTATCACTATGAGGGCTTTCATTTTTTTGATATTCAGAACTTAAAATTTCTTCGTTTTTTAAAAAGAACCAGCCCTTATTTTTAAAATTTTTAATTGTTTCAATGTCTTGTATTACTGAGGCTTTAAGCCTTTCTTCCATGAAAATCTCAATTAAGTCCTCAACTTCAGGGCTTACATCAATGCATTCAAAAAAGAGTTTGTAATTTTTGTTTTCCTGCCATATTTCTGATGAAAGGGCTTCAATTTTTCCATTTATTACTGCTTCTTTTTTCTTTTTTTCAATTATTAGCTGAGTTTTTGTTTCCAGCTGGTTTTCTAACTGGGAGAGTTGATTCTGAATAATGTTGTTTTTGTTGTTTTCTAATTGCAGGTTTTCTTTTAATTTTTTTATGTTTTCCTGAATTTTTTGAATTTCTGTTTCCATCTGGTGTATCCTTTGCATTGTTTCTTTTTTTCGTATATAAAGATTGTTTAACCTGTTTTGAGCATTTTCACCGGATTTTTTTATTGATTGGTAATAATTTTTCTTGTTCGCCAGTTCAGTGGTAAGATTAAAAAGAATTTTTCTCTGTTTTTCAATCTCCTTTTCAATCTCATTTATTTCTTTGTAAAAGTTCATTAGTTCTTGTTCTTTCTCAATGATTTCTTTTTGAAGATTGGCAATATTTTCCTCAATTTCTTCGTATTCAATACAAACAGCTTTTAAATCATTCTGAGATTTTTCTATTTCTCCTTTTAAAGCAAAGTTTTCTTCATGAAGTTTATTTATTAATTCTTTTTTATTTTTTTCTTCCTGCCAAATGAGAGTCTGTTGATTTTCTGCCTTTGTCTTTTCTATTTCTTTTTGCTTTAATTCTTTCTGTGTTTCCTGTATGACAGCTTCAATATGGGAGATTTTTCTCTTTTGCTCTTTAATCTTTTCTATGATTTTTTCATTTTCTTCTTTTAATTCTAATTGTGTATATTCAAGAATTTGAATATTTTCGTGAAGTTTTGCAATTTCTTCAAGGAGATTTAAGCTTTCAGCTTTAGAGACTTTTAATTCCAAATTTTTTAATTCTTCTATGGTTTTTTTATACTTTTCAGCTTTTTTTGCCTGTCTTTCAAGTAAAGAGTACTGTTTTTTTAGCTCGCTAATGATGTCTTCTATTCTTTGAAGATTTTCCTGTGCTGATTGAAGCTTTCCTTCAG
Protein-coding sequences here:
- the smc gene encoding chromosome segregation protein SMC, which translates into the protein MQIKWIELNGFKSFPEKTRIELNEGITCFVGPNGAGKSNIVDAFRWVLGEHNPRILRGEKMEEVIFQGSQSKKEKGIAEVTILLRSLKKSENGGQPEPELTEIKRRFYRTGESYFIINGKQARLKDIKEIFLSEGVDIRSYSIIDQIKINEILSKPSHRKALVEECAGISLYKMKKNESEGKLQSAQENLQRIEDIISELKKQYSLLERQAKKAEKYKKTIEELKNLELKVSKAESLNLLEEIAKLHENIQILEYTQLELKEENEKIIEKIKEQKRKISHIEAVIQETQKELKQKEIEKTKAENQQTLIWQEEKNKKELINKLHEENFALKGEIEKSQNDLKAVCIEYEEIEENIANLQKEIIEKEQELMNFYKEINEIEKEIEKQRKILFNLTTELANKKNYYQSIKKSGENAQNRLNNLYIRKKETMQRIHQMETEIQKIQENIKKLKENLQLENNKNNIIQNQLSQLENQLETKTQLIIEKKKKEAVINGKIEALSSEIWQENKNYKLFFECIDVSPEVEDLIEIFMEERLKASVIQDIETIKNFKNKGWFFLKNEEILSSEYQKNESPHSDKKIKSYIKIKEPGINENIFNNVYIVNDLKEAMKIKKEFPNCCFVTREGEVIFPDGFIKTGKTSNLLKKKRMLEDLNNEKSEISKEIEYLQQEIEKMQATKQELKKEIESKRLKLSQIQKEIFKAEEKNKSLQREIEQIKQRAKYMENEEKALQNEIFHNTKIMEKTRSEIEQLSIEIEDLETKIEELKNKQKETSRANESQKEELSSKKIMLSTLKERYNNKRQEINRLNEEIKKLTMKQQKNEKEIEQSQKRLSQIEKEKAEILKAIEMITLETVNLKEQIEKLYTELQNEKESLTELEKKYHSINEKLHQITAEIGEKKTIEGEKKVKLENLWNEIYSIYGIDIIKEQIELAQETETFKSRITQLKNQLKEIGPVDVEILKEYEDVKERYNFLINQKQDIVTSIEELQEAIKKINSLTKKKLRETFNLLKERFNSLFNELFEGGKAEIILTDENNILESEIEIHVQPPGKKTGNINLLSGGEKALTALSFIFACLSIRPSPVCILDEVDAPLDDINTLRLRKLIKQLSSNTQFLIVTHNKLMMEIADYIYGVTMQEEGVSTVISLELKEAEAYV